The following proteins are encoded in a genomic region of Streptomyces lunaelactis:
- a CDS encoding MCE family protein: MSVRRTAGVAVWTAVGSVLLTGCEFNGLYDVRLPGGAAADGNAYRVTVEFRDVLDLVPQSAVKVNNVTVGAVEKVELVGWHARVRLRVADSVKLPGNAIADLRQTSMLGEKYVALAAPADTAPVGRLSDGARIPLSRSGRNPEIEEVLSALSALLNGGGVAQLKTITTELNKALEGRENRVKSLLGELDTFLGGLDGQRKEIIRALQGINRLAARLGAEKKTIALAVDTMPPALKVLADQRRNLTRMLTSLSKLGVTGSKVVNASRDDLVANLRSLRPILEQLNKAGSDLPNALELLTTYPFPRNVSDAIKGDYVNLKITADLDLASVYGNLADKPPKPGAPGKPGLPEVPGVPGLPLPTSLPSTPGLPKKPGAPAVPSDPSKPSDDDEVLCPPVCTSSYAVYGGEDGDRYPPGVDLALAELMLKGMQP; encoded by the coding sequence ATGAGCGTACGGCGCACGGCCGGGGTGGCGGTGTGGACGGCTGTCGGTTCAGTGCTGCTCACCGGCTGCGAGTTCAACGGCCTGTACGACGTCCGGCTGCCCGGCGGCGCGGCCGCCGACGGCAACGCCTACCGGGTCACCGTCGAGTTCAGGGACGTCCTCGATCTGGTGCCGCAGTCGGCAGTGAAGGTCAACAACGTCACCGTGGGCGCGGTCGAGAAGGTGGAGCTGGTCGGCTGGCACGCCCGGGTACGGCTGCGGGTCGCCGACTCCGTGAAGCTGCCCGGCAACGCGATAGCCGATCTGCGGCAGACCAGCATGCTCGGCGAGAAGTACGTGGCGCTGGCGGCCCCCGCGGACACCGCGCCCGTCGGCAGGCTCTCCGACGGCGCCCGGATCCCGCTGTCCCGCAGCGGACGCAATCCGGAGATCGAGGAGGTGCTGTCCGCACTCTCGGCGCTGCTCAACGGCGGCGGAGTGGCCCAGCTCAAGACGATCACCACGGAGTTGAACAAGGCCCTGGAGGGCCGGGAGAACCGCGTCAAATCCCTGCTCGGCGAGCTGGACACCTTCCTCGGCGGCCTGGACGGCCAGCGCAAGGAGATCATCCGCGCGCTCCAGGGCATCAACCGGCTGGCCGCCCGGCTCGGCGCCGAGAAGAAGACGATCGCCCTGGCCGTCGACACCATGCCGCCGGCTCTGAAAGTGCTGGCCGACCAGCGCCGCAATCTGACCCGGATGCTCACCTCGCTCTCGAAGCTGGGAGTGACGGGCAGCAAGGTGGTCAATGCCTCACGGGACGACCTCGTCGCCAACCTGCGGAGTCTGCGGCCGATCCTGGAACAGCTGAACAAGGCGGGCAGCGATCTGCCCAACGCCCTGGAACTCCTGACGACGTATCCGTTCCCGCGCAATGTCTCGGACGCCATCAAGGGCGACTACGTCAATCTCAAGATCACCGCCGATCTCGATCTGGCGAGCGTCTACGGCAATCTCGCCGACAAGCCCCCAAAGCCCGGCGCCCCCGGAAAGCCCGGGCTCCCGGAGGTCCCCGGGGTTCCCGGCCTCCCGCTGCCCACGTCGCTGCCCAGCACGCCGGGGCTGCCGAAAAAGCCCGGCGCCCCCGCGGTGCCTTCGGACCCGTCGAAGCCTTCGGACGACGACGAGGTGCTGTGCCCGCCGGTGTGCACCAGCAGTTACGCCGTGTACGGGGGCGAGGACGGCGACCGCTACCCGCCCGGGGTCGATCTCGCCCTCGCCGAACTGATGCTGAAGGGGATGCAACCGTGA
- a CDS encoding MCE family protein, which translates to MGRFLPKRRLTRRLALVVVLALVAGATVVFWPPSSPVRVTAYFPRTVGIYPGSDVRVLGVRVGEVRKITPEGKRVRVELEYESGRRIPADARAAIINSSVVSDRYVQLLPVYRSGPAMRDGAVIPESRTAVPVELDRVFDSLHTTAEALGPRGANADGSLSRLLGVSADNLQGQGGQLNQAVEDLSLAVTTLSDGRKDLFGTVRNLQVFTAVLASDDSTVRSFNNSLAKVAGQLAGERGDLAAALRHLGLALRDVADFVKKNKKALTADVKGLSKVTKVLVTQRAALAELLEVAPAGLSNLQNAYNPSSGTLDTRNNPDLSQDPAALLCSLLRTTGDAGGENPDCGELTKLFDSLPELPSAKPVSGTGSLDRTLGGILEARA; encoded by the coding sequence ATGGGGCGCTTCCTGCCGAAGCGACGACTCACGCGTCGCCTGGCGCTGGTCGTCGTGCTGGCGCTCGTCGCCGGAGCGACGGTCGTGTTCTGGCCGCCATCGTCCCCGGTCCGCGTCACGGCGTACTTCCCGCGCACCGTCGGCATCTACCCCGGCTCGGACGTACGGGTCCTCGGTGTCCGTGTCGGCGAGGTCAGGAAGATCACCCCGGAGGGGAAGCGGGTGCGGGTGGAGCTGGAGTACGAGTCCGGCCGCAGGATCCCGGCGGATGCCCGGGCCGCCATCATCAACTCCTCGGTCGTCAGCGACCGTTACGTCCAGCTGCTGCCGGTGTACCGGAGCGGCCCGGCCATGCGGGACGGCGCTGTCATCCCCGAGAGCCGCACGGCCGTACCGGTCGAACTGGACCGCGTCTTCGACAGTCTCCATACGACGGCCGAAGCGCTCGGGCCGCGCGGCGCCAACGCGGACGGTTCGCTGTCCCGGCTGCTCGGCGTGAGCGCGGACAACCTCCAGGGCCAGGGCGGGCAGTTGAACCAGGCGGTCGAGGACCTGTCGCTGGCGGTCACCACACTGTCCGACGGCCGGAAGGACCTGTTCGGCACCGTCCGTAATCTGCAGGTGTTCACCGCTGTGCTGGCGTCCGACGACAGCACGGTCCGGTCGTTCAACAACAGCCTCGCCAAGGTGGCCGGCCAGCTTGCCGGGGAGCGGGGGGACCTCGCGGCGGCGCTGCGGCATCTGGGCCTGGCGCTCCGTGACGTGGCCGACTTCGTGAAGAAGAACAAGAAGGCGCTGACAGCGGACGTCAAGGGCCTCAGCAAGGTCACCAAGGTGCTGGTCACCCAGCGCGCCGCACTCGCGGAGCTGCTCGAGGTCGCCCCCGCCGGGCTGTCGAATCTGCAGAACGCCTACAACCCGTCCTCCGGCACCCTGGACACCCGCAACAACCCGGACCTTTCACAGGATCCGGCCGCGCTGCTGTGCTCCCTGCTCAGGACGACCGGGGACGCCGGAGGAGAGAACCCCGACTGCGGCGAACTCACCAAGCTGTTCGACTCCCTGCCTGAACTGCCGTCGGCCAAGCCCGTGTCGGGCACGGGCTCTCTCGACAGGACACTCGGCGGAATCCTGGAGGCCCGAGCATGA
- a CDS encoding catalase: MTQRVLTTESGAPVADNQNSATAGVGGPILLQDQHLLEKLARFNRERIPERVVHARGSGAYGYFEVTDDVTGFTKADFLGEVGKRTETFIRFSTVADSLGGADAVRDPRGFALKFYTEEGNYDLVGNNTPVFFIKDPVKFPDFIHSQKRDPFTGKQEPDNVWDFWAHAPEATHQVTWLMGDRGIPASYRHMNGYGSHTYQWTNAAGEAFFVKYHFKTNQGVRSLSSEQAAELAGKDGNSHQTDLLQAIERGVNPSWTLYVQVMPAAEAAEYRFNPFDLTKVWPHSDYPLQRVGRLVLDRNPDNVFAEVEQAAFSPNNFVPGIGPSPDKMLQGRLFAYADAHRYRLGVNHTQLAVNAPKATVADNYGRDGLMATRNGRRADKNYEPNSYAGPAQTDAALSAPLAVQGWTGTHEAPAHVKDDDFFQAGELYRLMSDEEKSRLIANIAGGLSQVNRDDVIEKNLAHFHAADADYGKRVEEAVRALRED, translated from the coding sequence ATGACGCAGCGTGTGCTTACGACCGAGTCAGGCGCCCCGGTCGCCGACAACCAGAACTCCGCCACCGCCGGCGTCGGTGGCCCGATCCTTCTCCAGGACCAGCACCTGCTGGAGAAGCTCGCGCGCTTCAACCGCGAGCGCATCCCGGAGCGCGTCGTGCACGCCCGCGGCAGCGGCGCGTACGGCTACTTCGAGGTGACCGACGACGTCACCGGCTTCACCAAGGCGGACTTCCTCGGCGAGGTCGGCAAGCGCACGGAGACGTTCATCCGCTTCTCGACCGTCGCCGACTCGCTCGGCGGCGCGGACGCGGTCCGCGACCCGCGCGGCTTCGCGCTGAAGTTCTACACCGAAGAGGGCAACTACGACCTCGTCGGCAACAACACCCCGGTGTTCTTCATCAAGGACCCGGTCAAGTTCCCCGACTTCATCCACTCCCAGAAGCGCGACCCGTTCACGGGCAAGCAGGAGCCGGACAACGTCTGGGACTTCTGGGCGCACGCCCCCGAGGCGACGCACCAGGTGACCTGGCTGATGGGCGACCGCGGCATCCCCGCCTCGTACCGCCACATGAACGGCTACGGCTCGCACACCTACCAGTGGACGAACGCCGCCGGCGAGGCCTTCTTCGTCAAGTACCACTTCAAGACGAACCAGGGTGTCCGCTCGCTGTCGAGCGAGCAGGCCGCCGAGCTCGCGGGCAAGGACGGCAACAGCCACCAGACGGACCTGCTGCAGGCCATCGAGCGCGGCGTGAACCCGTCCTGGACCCTGTACGTCCAGGTCATGCCGGCCGCCGAGGCCGCGGAGTACCGCTTCAACCCGTTCGACCTCACCAAGGTGTGGCCGCACAGCGACTACCCGCTGCAGCGCGTCGGCCGTCTGGTCCTGGACCGGAACCCCGACAACGTCTTCGCCGAGGTCGAGCAGGCCGCGTTCTCGCCGAACAACTTCGTTCCGGGTATCGGTCCTTCGCCGGACAAGATGCTCCAGGGCCGGCTGTTCGCCTACGCGGACGCGCACCGCTACCGCCTGGGTGTCAACCACACACAGCTCGCGGTGAACGCGCCGAAGGCGACGGTCGCGGACAACTACGGCCGCGACGGCCTGATGGCGACGCGCAACGGCCGCCGCGCCGACAAGAACTACGAGCCCAACTCGTACGCGGGTCCCGCACAGACGGACGCGGCGCTGTCGGCTCCGCTGGCCGTCCAGGGCTGGACCGGCACCCACGAGGCGCCGGCGCACGTCAAGGACGACGACTTCTTCCAGGCGGGCGAGCTCTACCGGCTGATGTCGGACGAGGAGAAGTCCCGCCTCATCGCCAACATCGCCGGCGGCCTCTCGCAGGTCAACCGCGACGATGTGATCGAGAAGAACCTGGCCCACTTCCACGCCGCGGACGCCGACTACGGCAAGCGCGTCGAGGAAGCGGTCCGCGCGCTGCGCGAGGACTGA
- the gcl gene encoding glyoxylate carboligase, with protein MPRMTAARAAVEILKREGVTHAFGVPGAAINPFYKALQAGGGIDHTLARHVEGASHMAEGYTRTNPGNIGVCIGTSGPAGTDMITGLYSAIGDSIPILCITGQAPTAVIHKEDFQAVDIASIAKPVTKAATTVLEAAQVPGVFQQAFHLMRSGRPGPVLIDLPIDVQLTEIEFDPDTYEPLPVYKPFATRAQVEKAISMLNESERPLLVAGGGIINADACELLVEFAELTGIPVVPTLMGWGIIADDHELNAGMVGLQTSHRYGNATFLESDFVLGIGNRWANRHTGGLDVYTKGRTFVHVDIEPTQIGKIFAPDYGIASDAKAALELFVEVAKELKAAGRLPDRGEWAASAQERKATLHRRTHFDNVPMKPQRVYEEMNKAFGPETRYVTTIGLSQIAGAQMLHVYKPRHWINCGQAGPLGWTIPAALGVATADPDGTVVALSGDYDFQFMLEELAVGAQHRIPYVHVLVNNAYLGLIRQAQRNLDINFQVNLEFENINSPELGVYGVDHVKVVEGLGCKAIRVTEPDQLLPAFEEAKKLAAEFRVPVVVEAILERVTNISMGVQIDGVNEWEELATEPGHAPTAIKPLV; from the coding sequence ATGCCTCGTATGACCGCTGCCCGAGCGGCAGTTGAGATCCTCAAGCGCGAAGGCGTCACGCACGCGTTCGGTGTGCCGGGCGCGGCGATCAACCCCTTCTACAAGGCCCTCCAGGCCGGCGGCGGCATCGACCACACGCTCGCCCGCCATGTCGAGGGCGCCTCCCACATGGCCGAGGGCTACACCCGCACCAATCCCGGCAACATCGGTGTCTGCATCGGTACGTCGGGTCCGGCCGGCACGGACATGATCACCGGGCTCTACTCCGCCATCGGTGACTCGATCCCGATCCTCTGCATCACCGGCCAGGCGCCGACCGCGGTGATCCACAAGGAGGACTTCCAGGCCGTCGACATCGCCTCGATCGCCAAGCCGGTCACCAAGGCGGCGACCACGGTCCTGGAGGCCGCGCAGGTCCCCGGCGTCTTCCAGCAAGCCTTCCACCTGATGCGCTCGGGCCGTCCCGGACCGGTCCTCATCGACCTGCCGATCGACGTCCAGCTGACCGAGATCGAGTTCGATCCGGATACGTACGAGCCGCTGCCGGTCTACAAGCCGTTCGCGACCCGCGCGCAGGTCGAGAAGGCCATCTCGATGCTGAACGAGTCCGAGCGGCCGCTGCTCGTCGCGGGCGGCGGCATCATCAACGCCGACGCCTGCGAGCTGCTGGTGGAGTTCGCCGAGCTGACCGGCATCCCGGTCGTCCCGACCCTGATGGGCTGGGGCATCATCGCCGACGACCACGAGCTGAACGCCGGCATGGTCGGTCTGCAGACCTCGCACCGCTACGGCAACGCGACCTTCCTCGAGTCGGACTTCGTCCTGGGCATCGGCAACCGCTGGGCCAACCGCCACACCGGCGGCCTGGACGTCTACACCAAGGGCCGCACGTTCGTCCACGTCGACATCGAGCCCACCCAGATCGGCAAGATCTTCGCCCCGGACTACGGCATCGCATCGGACGCCAAGGCCGCGCTCGAGCTCTTCGTCGAGGTGGCGAAGGAGCTCAAGGCCGCGGGCAGGCTGCCGGACCGTGGCGAATGGGCCGCCTCCGCGCAGGAGCGCAAAGCCACGCTGCACCGCCGCACGCACTTCGACAACGTGCCGATGAAGCCGCAGCGCGTGTACGAGGAGATGAACAAGGCCTTCGGCCCGGAGACGCGCTACGTCACCACCATCGGCCTCTCCCAGATCGCCGGCGCGCAGATGCTGCACGTCTACAAGCCGCGCCACTGGATCAACTGCGGCCAGGCCGGCCCGCTCGGCTGGACCATCCCGGCCGCGCTGGGTGTCGCCACCGCCGACCCCGACGGCACGGTCGTCGCGCTGTCGGGCGACTACGACTTCCAGTTCATGCTCGAAGAACTGGCGGTCGGCGCGCAGCACAGGATTCCGTACGTCCATGTCCTGGTGAACAACGCGTACCTGGGCCTGATCCGCCAGGCGCAGCGCAACCTCGACATCAACTTCCAGGTCAACCTGGAGTTCGAGAACATCAACTCCCCGGAGCTGGGCGTCTACGGCGTCGACCACGTCAAGGTCGTCGAGGGCCTGGGCTGCAAGGCGATCCGCGTCACCGAACCCGACCAGCTGCTCCCGGCCTTCGAGGAGGCCAAGAAGCTGGCCGCGGAGTTCCGCGTCCCGGTCGTCGTCGAGGCGATCCTGGAGCGGGTCACCAACATCTCGATGGGTGTGCAGATCGACGGCGTGAACGAGTGGGAGGAGCTCGCCACGGAGCCGGGTCACGCTCCGACGGCGATCAAGCCCCTCGTCTGA
- a CDS encoding GNAT family N-acetyltransferase: MRIRPAALAELPLLQDIERAAGEPFRALGMAAVADDDPPPLDVLDRYRRRGRAWVSADGAGRPLAYLISDEIDGAAHIEQVSVHPDAARRGLGSALIDHLAACGVADGLTALTLTTFTDVPWNAPYYARLGFRALGEDELTEGLREIRRAEARHGLDHWPRVCMRRELG; the protein is encoded by the coding sequence ATGCGTATCCGACCGGCCGCACTCGCCGAACTCCCCCTGCTCCAGGACATCGAGAGGGCGGCCGGAGAGCCCTTCCGCGCGCTCGGCATGGCGGCGGTCGCCGACGACGATCCCCCGCCGCTCGATGTCCTGGACCGCTACCGGCGGCGGGGCCGCGCGTGGGTGTCGGCCGACGGAGCGGGCCGCCCGCTCGCGTATCTGATCTCCGACGAGATCGACGGCGCGGCCCACATCGAACAGGTCTCGGTCCACCCGGACGCCGCCCGCCGGGGCCTGGGCAGCGCGCTGATCGACCACCTCGCGGCGTGCGGCGTCGCGGACGGTCTGACGGCTCTGACGCTGACGACGTTCACGGACGTGCCGTGGAACGCGCCGTACTACGCCCGACTGGGGTTCCGCGCGCTGGGCGAGGACGAACTGACCGAAGGGCTGCGGGAGATCAGACGGGCGGAGGCGCGGCACGGCCTGGACCACTGGCCCCGGGTATGCATGCGGCGCGAGCTCGGGTAG
- a CDS encoding 2-hydroxy-3-oxopropionate reductase, producing the protein MSTLPKIAWIGLGIMGSPMSENLLKAGYDVTGFTLEQDKLDRLAAAGGKAASSIAAAVADADVVITMVPASPQVEAIAYGADGILENAKSGALLIDMSSITPQTSVDLAKRAKDKGIRVLDAPVSGGEAGAIEAVLSIMVGGEQADFDSAKPILDALGRTIVLCGPHGSGQTVKAANQLIVAVNIQACAEAVVFLEKSGVDLAAALDVLGGGLAGSTVLTRKKDNFLNRDFAPGFRIDLHHKDMGIVTDAARNVGAALPVGAVVAQLIASLRAQGDGGLDHSALLRSVERLSGQQV; encoded by the coding sequence ATGAGCACCCTCCCCAAGATCGCGTGGATCGGCCTCGGCATCATGGGTTCCCCCATGTCCGAGAACCTGCTGAAGGCGGGCTACGACGTCACGGGCTTCACGCTGGAGCAGGACAAGCTGGACCGCCTGGCCGCGGCCGGCGGCAAGGCCGCCTCCTCGATCGCCGCGGCCGTCGCGGACGCCGATGTCGTCATCACGATGGTGCCCGCCTCCCCGCAGGTCGAGGCGATCGCGTACGGCGCCGACGGCATCCTGGAGAACGCCAAGTCCGGCGCCCTGCTGATCGACATGTCCTCGATCACCCCGCAGACCTCGGTCGACCTCGCCAAGAGGGCCAAGGACAAGGGCATCCGCGTGCTGGACGCCCCGGTGTCCGGCGGCGAGGCCGGCGCCATCGAGGCCGTGCTGTCCATCATGGTCGGCGGCGAGCAGGCCGACTTCGACAGCGCCAAGCCGATCCTCGATGCCCTGGGCAGGACCATCGTGCTGTGCGGCCCGCACGGCTCGGGCCAGACGGTGAAGGCCGCCAACCAGCTGATCGTCGCGGTCAACATCCAGGCCTGTGCCGAGGCCGTGGTCTTCCTGGAGAAGTCCGGCGTGGACCTGGCCGCCGCGCTCGACGTCCTGGGCGGCGGTCTGGCCGGCTCGACCGTGCTGACCCGCAAGAAGGACAACTTCCTCAACCGCGACTTCGCTCCGGGCTTCCGGATCGACCTGCACCACAAGGACATGGGCATCGTCACCGACGCCGCCCGCAATGTCGGCGCCGCGCTGCCCGTCGGCGCGGTCGTCGCCCAGCTGATCGCCTCCCTGCGCGCGCAGGGCGACGGCGGCCTGGACCACTCCGCCCTGCTGCGCTCCGTCGAGCGCCTCTCCGGCCAGCAGGTCTGA
- a CDS encoding AMP-binding protein, with translation MTSGSSTERFRAARDFLLQHREDYATAYEGFAWPRFERFNWALDWFDVIAEGNDRTALQIVEDDGPRPGISFAQMSARSNRAANWLRAQGVGAGDRILVMLGNQAELWETALAAMKLRAVLIPATPLLGPGDLRDRIERGRVRHVIVRAEDMSKFDEVPGGYTRIVVGGGGTGWLSYDGVYESPESFEPDGVTLAGDPLMLYFTSGTTARPKLVEHTHVSYPVGHLATMYWIGLKPGDVHLNISSPGWAKHAWSNLFAPWNAEATVFIHNYTRFDAGQLMAEMDRAGVTSFCAPPTVWRMLIQSDLGRLRTPPREVVAAGEPLNPEVIETVRREWGVTIRDGFGQTETAVQVANSPGQLLKAGSMGRPSPGYQVELLDPVTGEPGAPEGEISLDLSRHPVGLMTGYHGDPERTAEAMAGGFYRTGDIGARDADGYITYVGRSDDVFKASDYKISPFELESALLEHEAVAEAAVVPAPDPLRLAVPKAYIVLAEGWEAGPDTAKLLFEHSRAVLAPYKRIRRLEFAELPKTVSGKIRRVELRERTAEGSAAEYDEGDLR, from the coding sequence ATGACGTCAGGCAGCTCGACGGAGAGGTTCCGGGCGGCACGGGACTTCCTGCTGCAGCACCGGGAGGACTACGCGACGGCGTACGAGGGGTTCGCCTGGCCGCGGTTCGAGCGCTTCAACTGGGCGTTGGACTGGTTCGACGTCATCGCCGAGGGCAACGACCGGACGGCGCTGCAGATCGTCGAGGACGACGGTCCGCGCCCCGGCATCTCCTTCGCCCAGATGTCCGCACGCTCCAACCGGGCGGCCAACTGGCTGCGCGCCCAGGGCGTCGGCGCCGGCGACCGCATCCTCGTCATGCTCGGCAACCAGGCCGAGCTCTGGGAGACCGCACTCGCCGCGATGAAGCTGCGGGCCGTGCTGATCCCCGCGACCCCGCTGCTCGGCCCCGGGGACCTGCGCGACCGAATCGAGCGTGGCCGGGTGCGCCATGTGATCGTGCGCGCCGAGGACATGTCGAAGTTCGACGAGGTGCCCGGCGGCTACACCAGGATCGTCGTCGGGGGCGGCGGCACCGGCTGGCTGTCGTACGACGGGGTGTACGAGAGCCCGGAGAGCTTCGAGCCCGACGGGGTCACCCTCGCCGGCGACCCGCTGATGCTCTACTTCACCTCCGGCACGACCGCCCGCCCCAAGCTGGTCGAGCACACCCATGTCTCGTACCCCGTCGGCCACTTGGCGACGATGTACTGGATCGGGCTCAAGCCCGGCGATGTGCATCTGAACATCTCCTCGCCCGGCTGGGCCAAGCACGCCTGGTCCAATCTCTTCGCGCCCTGGAACGCCGAGGCGACCGTCTTCATCCACAACTACACCCGCTTCGACGCGGGCCAGCTGATGGCGGAGATGGACCGCGCGGGAGTGACCAGCTTCTGCGCCCCGCCCACCGTGTGGCGGATGCTCATCCAGTCGGACCTCGGCCGGCTGCGTACGCCCCCGCGCGAGGTCGTCGCGGCCGGGGAGCCGCTCAACCCGGAGGTCATCGAGACCGTGCGGCGGGAGTGGGGGGTGACCATCCGGGACGGGTTCGGGCAGACCGAGACCGCCGTGCAGGTCGCCAACAGCCCCGGCCAGCTGCTCAAGGCCGGATCGATGGGCCGGCCGAGCCCCGGCTACCAGGTGGAGCTCCTCGACCCGGTGACCGGCGAGCCGGGCGCGCCGGAGGGGGAGATCTCGCTCGACCTGTCCCGTCACCCGGTGGGCCTGATGACCGGGTACCACGGCGACCCGGAGCGTACGGCCGAGGCGATGGCGGGCGGCTTCTACCGCACCGGTGACATCGGCGCGCGCGACGCCGACGGGTACATCACCTACGTCGGGCGCTCCGACGACGTCTTCAAGGCCTCCGACTACAAGATCTCGCCGTTCGAGCTGGAGAGCGCGCTGCTCGAGCACGAGGCGGTGGCGGAGGCGGCGGTCGTCCCGGCGCCCGACCCGCTGCGGCTCGCGGTGCCGAAGGCGTACATCGTGCTGGCGGAGGGCTGGGAGGCGGGCCCCGACACGGCGAAGCTGCTCTTCGAGCACTCGCGCGCCGTCCTCGCCCCGTACAAGCGCATCCGCCGCCTCGAATTCGCGGAGCTGCCGAAGACCGTCTCGGGGAAGATCCGCCGGGTCGAGCTGCGCGAGCGTACGGCCGAGGGTTCGGCCGCCGAGTACGACGAGGGTGATCTGCGATGA
- a CDS encoding TIM barrel protein: MASLFRDKRGTDQRFDVNLSILFTELPLLERPAAAAAAGFTAVELWWPWVETPTPPQAELDALKQALDEAGTQLVGLNFYAGQLPGPDRGALSVPGEESDRFRANIDVAADFAASVGCKALNALYGNRVEGVDPQVQDTLALENLVLAARAADRVGAILLIETLNKPESPLYPLVSAPSAIEVVDKVNAATGVGNAKFLLDLYHLSMNGEDLNEVIAAYADRTGHVQIADNPGRGAPGTGDLDFVDLLGRLRKAGYDGWTGLEYKAGDRPSAGSFEWLPQPLRAAN; encoded by the coding sequence ATGGCCTCCCTTTTTCGGGACAAGCGCGGCACGGACCAGCGCTTCGATGTAAACCTTTCGATCCTCTTCACGGAACTCCCGCTCCTTGAGCGCCCCGCGGCCGCGGCCGCGGCGGGCTTCACGGCGGTCGAGCTGTGGTGGCCCTGGGTCGAGACCCCCACCCCGCCGCAGGCCGAGCTCGACGCCCTCAAGCAGGCGCTCGACGAGGCCGGCACCCAGCTGGTGGGACTGAACTTCTACGCCGGGCAGCTGCCGGGCCCCGACCGCGGCGCACTCTCCGTGCCCGGCGAGGAGTCCGACCGCTTCCGCGCCAACATCGACGTGGCCGCGGACTTCGCCGCATCGGTGGGCTGCAAGGCGCTCAACGCGCTGTACGGCAACCGCGTCGAGGGCGTCGACCCGCAGGTCCAGGACACCCTCGCCCTGGAGAACCTGGTGCTGGCCGCCCGCGCGGCCGACCGGGTCGGCGCGATCCTGCTGATCGAGACCCTCAACAAGCCGGAGTCCCCGCTCTACCCGCTGGTGAGCGCCCCGTCGGCGATCGAGGTCGTCGACAAGGTCAACGCGGCGACGGGCGTTGGCAACGCCAAGTTCCTCCTCGACCTCTACCACCTGTCGATGAACGGCGAGGACCTCAACGAGGTCATCGCCGCCTACGCCGACAGGACCGGCCACGTCCAGATCGCGGACAACCCGGGCCGTGGCGCGCCGGGCACCGGCGACCTCGACTTCGTCGACCTGCTCGGCCGCCTGAGGAAGGCCGGTTACGACGGCTGGACCGGCCTCGAGTACAAGGCCGGCGACCGCCCGAGCGCGGGCAGCTTCGAGTGGCTCCCCCAGCCGCTGCGTGCGGCCAACTGA
- a CDS encoding MCE family protein: protein MITRTVKAQLLAFATLTAVGVSYVGARYTGLGDSLFDRSYTVRADFAASGGVFPGAEVTYRGVPVGRVGELRLTGSGGVSVALDIENASRIPQDSLAVVANRSAVGEQYVDLQPRAAGGPYLRDGSTIARGDTRVPLPTTDLILSLDRLVNSVGKEDLRITVDELGKAFAGTGPHLSRLVDSGNELVESASGSLPQTIALIEDSRRVLRTQADQGSAITSFSRDLADLTAELKSSDGDIRRVIGSGAPAAQEVNSLLKANRPHLPVLLGNLISGGQITVARLPGVEQALVTFPVVVAGSFTVLPGDGTTHFGMVAGADDPPPCRQGYATQRRDPSDTSTRPANTGAHCAAPRGGGTSVRGAQNVPGAPGSAGSGGADPVAYVTPYDPETGTATGPDGTPVEIGSTGGEQSVFGKDSWQWMLVGPLA from the coding sequence GTGATCACACGTACGGTCAAGGCCCAGTTGCTCGCCTTCGCCACTCTCACCGCCGTCGGCGTCTCGTACGTCGGCGCGCGGTACACCGGGCTGGGCGACAGCCTCTTCGACCGCTCCTACACCGTACGGGCCGACTTCGCCGCTTCCGGGGGCGTGTTCCCGGGCGCCGAAGTCACCTATCGCGGGGTGCCGGTGGGCCGCGTCGGCGAACTGCGGCTGACCGGTTCCGGCGGAGTGTCCGTCGCGCTGGACATCGAGAACGCGTCACGGATCCCGCAGGACAGCCTGGCGGTGGTGGCGAACCGCTCGGCGGTCGGCGAGCAGTACGTCGATCTGCAGCCGCGAGCCGCCGGCGGCCCCTATCTGCGGGACGGCAGCACGATCGCCCGCGGCGACACCCGGGTGCCGTTGCCCACCACGGATCTCATCCTCAGCCTGGACCGGCTGGTCAACTCCGTCGGCAAGGAGGACCTGCGGATCACGGTCGACGAGCTGGGCAAGGCCTTCGCCGGCACCGGTCCGCACCTGAGCCGGCTGGTGGATTCGGGCAACGAGCTCGTCGAGTCGGCGTCGGGCTCGCTGCCGCAGACGATCGCGCTGATCGAGGACTCACGGAGAGTCCTCAGGACACAGGCCGATCAGGGCTCGGCCATCACGTCGTTCTCCCGCGACCTGGCCGACCTCACCGCCGAACTGAAATCGAGCGACGGTGACATCCGCCGAGTCATCGGCTCCGGCGCCCCCGCGGCACAGGAGGTGAACTCGCTGCTGAAGGCCAACAGGCCCCATCTGCCGGTCCTCCTGGGCAATTTGATCAGCGGCGGCCAGATCACGGTGGCGCGGCTGCCCGGCGTCGAGCAGGCCCTGGTCACCTTTCCGGTGGTGGTCGCGGGCAGCTTCACCGTACTCCCGGGCGACGGCACCACCCACTTCGGCATGGTCGCGGGCGCCGACGATCCACCGCCGTGCCGACAGGGCTACGCGACGCAGCGGCGCGACCCCTCGGACACCAGCACACGGCCGGCGAACACCGGGGCGCACTGCGCGGCCCCGCGCGGCGGCGGCACCTCGGTCCGCGGCGCCCAGAACGTCCCTGGCGCCCCGGGATCCGCCGGTTCCGGCGGGGCGGACCCGGTCGCGTACGTCACCCCGTACGACCCGGAGACCGGCACCGCCACCGGCCCGGACGGAACGCCTGTCGAGATCGGCTCGACGGGCGGCGAACAGAGCGTGTTCGGAAAGGACTCGTGGCAATGGATGCTCGTCGGACCTCTGGCATGA